From the genome of Bordetella sp. H567, one region includes:
- a CDS encoding N-acyl homoserine lactonase family protein: MLPEYEVFAIKYGEHQRTASANFLGGDPHNGPMPMDYFVWLIRDASRVWVVDAGFDAEEARARGRKLIHPMRDAMKLMNVDVDAVRDLIVTHMHYDHVGNLAAYPNAVFHLQDREMEYATGRYMAHRCIAEAFNLRDVLQMVEQVYAGRVRFHDGDAEIAPGLTVHHVGGHTKGLQVVRVHTARGWVVLASDASHYYRNMEEGRPFPAVFNVGDMLEGHRRLEALADSHAHIVPGHDPQVLLRYPPPTPALAGKVAVLHVPPQQ; encoded by the coding sequence ATGCTTCCCGAGTACGAAGTCTTTGCCATCAAGTACGGCGAACATCAACGCACGGCCAGCGCCAATTTCCTGGGCGGGGACCCTCACAACGGGCCCATGCCCATGGATTATTTCGTCTGGCTGATCCGCGACGCTTCGCGCGTGTGGGTCGTGGACGCCGGCTTCGATGCCGAGGAAGCGCGCGCCCGCGGCCGCAAGCTGATTCACCCCATGCGCGACGCGATGAAGTTGATGAACGTGGATGTCGACGCCGTGCGCGACCTGATCGTCACGCACATGCACTATGACCACGTCGGCAATCTGGCGGCCTATCCCAATGCCGTTTTCCATCTGCAGGACCGCGAGATGGAGTACGCCACGGGCCGGTACATGGCGCACCGCTGCATCGCCGAAGCCTTCAACCTGCGCGACGTACTGCAGATGGTCGAACAGGTCTACGCGGGCCGCGTCCGCTTCCATGACGGGGATGCCGAGATCGCGCCCGGGCTCACGGTGCACCACGTCGGCGGCCATACCAAGGGCCTGCAGGTGGTGCGGGTGCATACGGCGCGGGGTTGGGTCGTGCTGGCATCCGATGCCTCGCACTACTACCGCAATATGGAGGAAGGCCGCCCCTTCCCCGCCGTGTTCAACGTCGGGGACATGCTGGAAGGACACCGCCGGCTGGAAGCGCTGGCCGACAGCCATGCCCACATCGTGCCCGGACACGACCCCCAGGTGCTCCTCCGCTATCCGCCGCCCACCCCCGCTCTGGCCGGCAAAGTCGCGGTATTGCACGTGCCGCCGCAGCAGTAG
- a CDS encoding NIPSNAP family protein, which yields MIVEMRVYHCAPGRLPALHERFTTITLGFFEKYGIEQIGFWTTLAGPSNQALTYLLKWESLAEREQKWNAFQSDPEWIRQRNATEAEKIIVERVENQFLAPTAYSALR from the coding sequence ATGATCGTCGAAATGCGTGTCTATCACTGCGCCCCCGGCCGGCTGCCGGCCCTGCATGAGCGTTTCACCACTATCACGCTAGGGTTCTTCGAAAAGTACGGGATCGAACAGATCGGCTTCTGGACCACCCTGGCCGGCCCGAGCAACCAGGCGCTGACTTATCTGCTGAAGTGGGAAAGCCTCGCCGAGCGCGAGCAAAAGTGGAATGCCTTCCAGTCGGATCCGGAGTGGATACGGCAGCGCAATGCGACCGAAGCCGAGAAGATCATCGTGGAAAGGGTGGAGAACCAGTTCCTGGCACCGACGGCCTACTCGGCATTGCGCTAG
- the msrA gene encoding peptide-methionine (S)-S-oxide reductase MsrA, with product MLATRSLARWPFLALAAGAAIAAALLAGHAPAAAAEDAVTLPAPALDEPATAAATETAVFAGGCFWGVQGVFQHVRGVTQAVSGYAGGKAGTAHYEQVSDGDTGHAESVQVTYDPRLISYGKLLQVYFSVAHDPTQLNRQGPDTGTQYRSTIFAANEMQRQVAQAYIAQLGKAGVYGKPIVTTLEDLKGFYPAEAYHQNFLVNNPRYPYIVFNDLPKIANLKQLFPGLYQEQPVLVAVK from the coding sequence ATGCTTGCCACCCGTTCCCTGGCCAGATGGCCTTTCCTGGCCCTGGCCGCCGGCGCCGCCATCGCGGCGGCCTTGTTGGCCGGCCATGCCCCGGCCGCTGCCGCCGAAGATGCCGTCACCCTTCCGGCCCCCGCGCTGGACGAGCCGGCAACGGCGGCGGCCACCGAGACCGCCGTCTTCGCCGGCGGCTGTTTCTGGGGCGTGCAGGGCGTTTTCCAGCACGTGCGCGGCGTGACCCAGGCCGTGTCCGGCTACGCCGGCGGCAAGGCCGGCACGGCGCATTACGAGCAGGTCAGCGACGGCGATACGGGTCACGCGGAGTCGGTACAAGTCACCTACGACCCTCGCCTGATCAGCTACGGCAAGCTGCTGCAAGTGTATTTCTCGGTCGCCCACGACCCCACGCAGCTGAACCGGCAGGGTCCCGATACCGGAACGCAGTACCGCTCGACCATCTTCGCCGCCAACGAGATGCAGCGCCAGGTGGCGCAGGCCTATATCGCGCAACTCGGCAAGGCCGGCGTGTATGGCAAGCCCATCGTCACGACGCTGGAAGACCTGAAGGGCTTCTATCCCGCCGAGGCCTATCACCAGAACTTTCTGGTGAACAACCCGCGCTATCCGTACATCGTCTTCAACGACCTGCCCAAGATCGCCAACCTGAAGCAGTTGTTCCCCGGCCTTTACCAGGAACAGCCGGTCCTGGTGGCGGTGAAGTAG
- a CDS encoding response regulator transcription factor has translation MTSPKRILIVEDDAHIAELLRLHLRDEGYDVVHAADGDSGLRLLEGGGWDLLVLDLMLPGVDGLEICRRARAMVRYTPIVVTSARASEVHRIIGLELGADDYLAKPFSMLELVARVKALLRRVDALARDARMEGGVLDIAGLRIDPLAREAYVDGKAVDLTPREFDLLYFFARHPGKVFSRMDLLHQVWGYQHDGYEHTVNTHINRLRLKVEADPAQPRRILTVWGKGYRFAAAGSGDDA, from the coding sequence ATGACCTCGCCCAAACGCATCCTGATCGTCGAAGACGATGCCCACATCGCCGAACTGCTGCGGCTGCACCTGCGCGACGAAGGCTATGACGTAGTCCATGCCGCCGACGGTGACAGCGGCCTGCGCCTGCTCGAGGGCGGTGGCTGGGACCTGCTGGTCCTGGACCTGATGCTGCCGGGCGTGGACGGACTCGAAATCTGCCGCCGGGCACGCGCCATGGTGCGCTATACGCCCATCGTCGTGACCAGCGCCCGCGCCAGCGAAGTGCATCGGATCATCGGCCTGGAACTGGGCGCGGATGACTACCTGGCCAAGCCGTTTTCGATGCTGGAGCTGGTGGCGCGCGTGAAGGCGCTGCTGCGCCGCGTGGACGCGCTGGCGCGCGATGCCCGCATGGAGGGCGGCGTGCTGGACATCGCCGGCCTGCGCATCGATCCGCTGGCGCGCGAGGCCTATGTGGACGGCAAGGCGGTGGACCTGACGCCCCGCGAATTCGATCTGCTGTATTTCTTCGCGCGCCATCCGGGCAAGGTTTTTTCCCGCATGGACCTGCTGCACCAGGTGTGGGGATACCAGCACGACGGCTACGAGCATACGGTCAACACCCACATCAACCGGCTGCGGCTGAAGGTCGAGGCCGACCCTGCGCAACCGCGGCGCATCCTGACGGTATGGGGCAAGGGCTACCGCTTCGCCGCGGCCGGTAGCGGAGACGACGCATGA